Proteins co-encoded in one Acinetobacter lwoffii genomic window:
- a CDS encoding acyl-CoA thioesterase, with protein sequence MSGIFDLALTVQAKHIDGLGHVNNVIYVQWMQDVASAHIEKLGLGLKQYVELKHAMVAVEHQVQYRKAAFEGDEIILRTWLNDINALYSFRQYAFYRPQDQTLLFNGSTQWACIEMATGRPKRMSPTFTQAYQPLSEHVNPFDFSTLHLD encoded by the coding sequence GTGAGCGGTATTTTTGATCTTGCATTAACGGTTCAAGCCAAACATATTGATGGATTGGGTCATGTGAACAATGTGATCTATGTGCAATGGATGCAGGATGTCGCATCCGCTCATATTGAAAAGCTGGGCTTGGGACTCAAGCAATATGTAGAGCTGAAACATGCCATGGTCGCAGTTGAACATCAGGTGCAATATCGCAAGGCAGCTTTTGAAGGAGACGAGATTATTCTGCGCACTTGGCTGAATGATATCAATGCCCTGTATTCCTTTAGACAATACGCATTTTATCGACCACAGGATCAGACCCTGTTGTTTAACGGCAGTACGCAATGGGCTTGTATCGAAATGGCCACGGGGCGTCCAAAGCGTATGTCACCAACTTTTACTCAGGCTTATCAGCCACTTTCAGAGCATGTAAATCCTTTTGACTTTTCAACTTTACATCTGGATTAA
- the lepA gene encoding translation elongation factor 4 gives MAQAKKSVDIKNIRNFSIIAHIDHGKSTLADRFIQTCGGLQDREMQAQVLDSMELERERGITIKATSVTLYYTHPNGQEYQLNFIDTPGHVDFSYEVSRSLAACEGALLVVDAAQGVEAQSVANCYTAIEQGLEVLPVLNKIDLPQAEPERVIQEIEDIIGIEATEAPTCSAKTGLGIEGVLETLVNVIPAPEGDREAPLQALIVDSWFDNYLGVVSLVRVKQGRVRKGDKMLIKSTGQTHIITSVGIFNPKHTETGMLEAGEVGFVIAGIKDIFGAPVGDTITLAATPEVATLPGFKKVKPQVYAGLFPIDASDFEPFREALHKLQINDSALFFEPESSDALGFGFRCGFLGMLHMEIVQERLEREYDLDLISSAPTVIYEAVMKNGQTIYIDSPSKMPDGSTVEDLREPIAECHILVPQEYLGNVMTLCVERRGVQKDMKFMANQVSITFEIPMAEVVMDFFDKLKSCSRGFASLDYNFVRFESSSLVKVDVLINGEKVDALAMICHRNDARHRGIALVEKMKDLIPRQMFDVAIQAAIGAQIIARSTVKAMRKNVLAKCYGGDVSRKKKLLSKQKEGKKRMKQVGSVEIPQEAFLAVLKVER, from the coding sequence ATGGCGCAAGCTAAAAAATCTGTTGATATTAAAAACATTCGTAACTTCTCGATTATTGCGCACATTGACCACGGTAAATCGACCCTAGCGGATCGCTTTATTCAAACTTGTGGCGGCTTGCAAGATCGTGAAATGCAGGCTCAAGTCCTTGACTCAATGGAGCTTGAGCGCGAACGTGGGATTACCATTAAAGCCACTTCGGTAACCTTGTACTATACTCATCCCAACGGTCAAGAGTATCAGTTGAACTTTATTGATACACCGGGACACGTCGACTTCTCGTATGAAGTATCACGCTCGCTCGCTGCCTGTGAAGGTGCCTTGCTGGTGGTAGATGCAGCGCAGGGCGTAGAAGCACAGTCTGTTGCCAACTGCTATACCGCAATTGAACAAGGTCTGGAAGTACTTCCGGTACTGAATAAGATCGACTTGCCGCAAGCCGAACCTGAACGTGTCATTCAGGAAATTGAAGACATTATCGGAATTGAAGCCACAGAAGCGCCGACCTGTTCTGCAAAAACAGGTTTGGGTATTGAAGGTGTGCTTGAAACACTGGTCAATGTAATTCCTGCACCGGAAGGTGATCGTGAAGCACCATTGCAAGCCCTGATTGTAGATTCATGGTTTGATAACTACCTGGGTGTGGTTTCTCTGGTTCGGGTCAAGCAAGGTCGTGTGCGTAAAGGCGACAAAATGTTGATTAAATCAACAGGTCAAACGCACATCATTACTTCTGTGGGTATCTTTAACCCGAAACATACTGAAACCGGTATGCTGGAAGCGGGTGAAGTTGGTTTTGTCATTGCAGGTATTAAAGATATTTTCGGTGCACCGGTCGGTGATACGATTACTCTGGCAGCGACACCTGAAGTGGCAACATTACCGGGCTTTAAAAAGGTGAAACCGCAGGTTTATGCCGGTTTATTCCCAATTGATGCCAGCGATTTTGAACCTTTCCGTGAAGCATTGCATAAGCTACAAATTAATGACTCGGCCTTGTTCTTTGAACCTGAAAGTTCAGATGCACTCGGGTTTGGTTTCCGCTGTGGCTTCTTGGGCATGCTGCACATGGAGATCGTACAGGAGCGTCTGGAACGCGAATACGATCTTGACCTGATTTCTTCTGCGCCAACTGTAATTTATGAAGCGGTGATGAAGAATGGTCAGACGATTTATATCGACAGTCCATCCAAAATGCCGGATGGTTCAACCGTTGAAGATCTGCGTGAACCGATTGCTGAATGTCATATTCTTGTGCCGCAAGAATACCTGGGTAACGTCATGACATTGTGTGTTGAGCGCCGTGGTGTGCAAAAAGACATGAAGTTTATGGCGAATCAGGTTTCTATTACTTTCGAAATTCCAATGGCCGAAGTGGTGATGGATTTCTTTGATAAATTGAAGTCTTGTTCACGTGGTTTTGCATCACTCGACTATAACTTTGTCCGTTTTGAAAGCTCCTCTTTAGTCAAAGTAGATGTCTTGATCAATGGTGAAAAAGTCGATGCCTTGGCGATGATCTGTCACCGTAACGATGCACGCCATCGTGGTATTGCACTGGTTGAAAAAATGAAAGACCTGATTCCACGTCAAATGTTTGATGTCGCGATTCAGGCGGCAATTGGTGCGCAAATCATTGCACGTTCGACTGTGAAAGCGATGCGTAAAAACGTATTGGCGAAGTGTTATGGTGGTGACGTGTCACGTAAGAAAAAACTTCTGTCTAAACAGAAAGAAGGTAAGAAACGCATGAAACAGGTGGGTAGCGTAGAAATCCCGCAAGAAGCGTTCTTAGCCGTATTAAAAGTCGAACGCTAA
- the lepB gene encoding signal peptidase I, giving the protein MDFDFNLILVPATLFFVAVWLLDKFVLKQRQTRGKGHENFIITWAYDFWPVLTIVLVLRSFLYEPFNIPSDSMVPTLETGDFILVNKFDYGIKLPMVNTKIIDTGSPERGDVAVFRYPPQPTISYIKRIVGLPGDHIVYDHGQLSINGEKVAKVPVEFSREKDRLDTPNAIYHKETLGEHTFTMRELEGVNVARQAPFINYLENGKYSGENGLYWEVKVPEGHYFAMGDNRDQSADSRFWGLVPEENLTGRAFYIWMHKEPGFKLPSFGRNGTID; this is encoded by the coding sequence ATGGATTTTGATTTTAATTTGATTCTTGTGCCTGCGACCCTGTTTTTTGTTGCAGTGTGGTTGCTAGACAAGTTTGTTTTGAAACAAAGACAAACCCGAGGCAAAGGCCATGAGAATTTCATTATCACCTGGGCTTATGACTTTTGGCCGGTACTGACGATTGTGCTGGTACTGCGTTCGTTTTTATATGAACCTTTTAATATTCCATCCGATTCGATGGTGCCGACGCTGGAAACCGGCGATTTTATTCTGGTGAATAAATTTGACTATGGCATCAAACTGCCTATGGTCAATACCAAAATTATTGATACCGGCAGCCCGGAACGTGGTGATGTAGCGGTATTCCGTTATCCACCGCAACCGACCATCAGTTATATCAAGCGTATTGTCGGCTTGCCAGGCGATCATATTGTTTATGATCATGGCCAGTTGAGCATTAATGGTGAAAAAGTGGCGAAAGTTCCAGTAGAATTTAGCCGCGAAAAAGACCGTTTAGATACTCCAAATGCCATTTATCATAAAGAAACCTTGGGTGAGCATACCTTTACCATGCGTGAGCTGGAAGGTGTGAATGTCGCTCGTCAGGCACCTTTTATTAACTATCTGGAAAATGGTAAATATTCAGGTGAAAATGGTTTATATTGGGAAGTGAAAGTGCCAGAAGGTCATTACTTTGCGATGGGGGATAATCGCGATCAGAGTGCTGACAGTCGTTTTTGGGGGCTTGTTCCGGAAGAAAACTTAACAGGTCGTGCCTTCTATATCTGGATGCATAAAGAACCTGGCTTTAAATTGCCATCGTTTGGTCGAAACGGAACAATCGATTAA
- a CDS encoding DUF4845 domain-containing protein: protein MRHQQGASYIGVLFAIVGFAFLAKVAIAVWGPYFDDRMVDGEIEALLKSAPANITPETFRQQMSQRLEMNNIRDLKFDEIAKVTNTDGLQVHKNYEIRKNFIMNIDLVMKFEKEFDQSTVKAK, encoded by the coding sequence ATGAGACATCAACAAGGTGCTTCTTATATTGGGGTTTTATTTGCAATCGTGGGCTTTGCATTTCTTGCAAAAGTGGCGATTGCAGTGTGGGGGCCATACTTCGATGATCGTATGGTAGATGGTGAGATTGAGGCGCTGTTAAAAAGCGCTCCAGCCAATATAACGCCAGAAACATTCCGTCAACAGATGAGTCAGCGTTTAGAAATGAATAATATTCGTGATCTGAAGTTTGACGAAATTGCCAAAGTTACCAATACCGATGGTTTACAGGTGCACAAGAATTATGAAATTCGTAAAAATTTCATAATGAATATCGATTTAGTGATGAAGTTTGAGAAAGAGTTTGATCAAAGCACAGTCAAAGCTAAATGA